In Brevundimonas subvibrioides, a genomic segment contains:
- a CDS encoding phosphatidate cytidylyltransferase produces the protein MAIRVRDIGLRAASAIVLAPAAGLATWLGGPWFLALLVAAAALLSAEWAMMSAPRAWRATGAAVFLGLLCAILTVHAQQLSLSLVLLVFGAVAAALYARARGQEALDAAYGVLYLGWPAVLVIWLRNGQADDASGLHWTVFVLAVTWASDIAAYVFGSLLGGPKLWPRFSPNKTWSGFLGGLLAGVGAGATIAAWLDMGPLTVLWGGALGLAGALATMAGDLWESALKRRFGVKDAGKLIPGHGGLLDRVDGLMFAIVVVAAGRLGVLLLEGGA, from the coding sequence ATGGCGATTCGGGTGCGCGACATCGGGCTTCGCGCCGCCTCCGCCATCGTTCTGGCTCCGGCAGCGGGCCTGGCCACCTGGCTGGGCGGGCCGTGGTTCCTGGCCCTTCTGGTCGCCGCAGCCGCCCTGTTGTCGGCCGAATGGGCGATGATGAGCGCCCCCAGGGCCTGGCGGGCGACGGGCGCGGCCGTGTTTCTGGGCCTGCTGTGCGCGATCCTGACGGTTCATGCCCAGCAGCTGTCGCTGTCTCTGGTGCTTCTGGTCTTCGGCGCGGTCGCGGCCGCCCTGTATGCTCGGGCCCGGGGGCAGGAGGCGCTGGATGCTGCCTATGGCGTGCTCTACCTCGGCTGGCCGGCGGTGCTGGTCATCTGGTTGCGCAACGGTCAGGCCGACGATGCCTCGGGCCTGCACTGGACGGTCTTCGTGCTGGCGGTGACCTGGGCCTCCGACATCGCCGCCTATGTTTTCGGCAGCCTGCTGGGAGGTCCGAAACTCTGGCCCCGTTTTTCGCCGAACAAGACCTGGTCCGGCTTTCTGGGTGGGCTGCTGGCCGGGGTCGGGGCGGGCGCGACGATCGCGGCCTGGCTGGACATGGGGCCGCTGACCGTCCTGTGGGGCGGTGCCCTGGGTCTGGCGGGAGCCCTGGCCACCATGGCGGGTGACCTGTGGGAATCGGCGCTGAAACGGCGCTTTGGGGTCAAGGATGCGGGCAAGCTGATCCCGGGACACGGGGGGCTGCTCGACCGGGTGGACGGGCTGATGTTCGCCATCGTCGTGGTGGCGGCCGGTCGGCTGGGCGTGCTGCTGCTGGAGGGCGGCGCATGA
- a CDS encoding M50 family metallopeptidase, giving the protein MLNALAQVLMTVVPFLMVLTVIVTIHELGHFLVARYFGVKVDRFAIGFGKAIFSRTDRHGIEWRIGWLPLGGYVKFSGDMDASSVPDSRGLDTLKREIVAEKGVGAERDYFHFKPIWQRMLIVAAGPVSNFVLAIAIFTVLFSVVGVTLRPARIVEVVAGSPAATAGFQVGDLITEINGSPVRDRSDVSRRTSLSSGDPLRFTVERAGQRLILIATPERRVQEDPLAGRTNMGQLGVLLSSTAAETRQIRYNPIEAVGEGVRQTGNVLGTTLNYIGRIFTGRENGDQLSGPLGIAKASGALTNAAVAANPDPGAMAINLLLTMTSFAAILSIGIGFLNLLPIPVLDGGHLVFYAYEAVARKPVAASVQEAGYRVGLALLAGLMLFATWNDLQKLNLFKFLGGLVS; this is encoded by the coding sequence ATGCTGAATGCCTTGGCGCAGGTCCTGATGACGGTCGTGCCGTTCCTGATGGTGCTGACGGTCATCGTCACGATTCACGAACTGGGTCACTTCCTCGTCGCGCGGTATTTCGGGGTGAAGGTCGACCGGTTCGCCATCGGCTTCGGCAAGGCGATCTTCAGCCGCACCGACCGCCACGGCATCGAATGGCGGATCGGCTGGCTGCCGCTGGGGGGCTATGTGAAGTTCTCGGGCGACATGGATGCCTCCAGCGTGCCCGACAGCCGGGGTCTGGACACGCTGAAGCGCGAGATCGTGGCCGAGAAGGGTGTCGGGGCCGAGCGCGACTATTTCCATTTCAAGCCGATCTGGCAGCGGATGCTGATCGTCGCCGCCGGGCCGGTGTCGAACTTCGTCCTGGCTATCGCGATCTTTACGGTCCTGTTTTCGGTGGTCGGGGTCACGCTGCGGCCCGCGCGCATTGTGGAGGTCGTGGCGGGTTCGCCCGCAGCGACGGCGGGCTTTCAGGTCGGGGACCTGATCACCGAGATCAACGGCAGCCCGGTTCGGGATCGCAGTGACGTGAGCCGCCGCACCAGCCTGTCGAGCGGTGATCCGCTGCGCTTCACCGTCGAACGTGCGGGACAGCGACTGATCCTCATCGCTACGCCGGAGCGCCGCGTGCAGGAGGACCCTCTGGCCGGGCGAACGAACATGGGCCAACTCGGCGTTCTGCTGTCGTCCACGGCGGCCGAAACCCGCCAGATCCGCTACAATCCGATCGAGGCGGTCGGGGAGGGCGTGCGTCAGACCGGAAACGTTCTGGGCACGACGCTGAACTACATCGGTCGCATCTTCACCGGCCGCGAGAACGGCGACCAGCTCAGCGGACCGCTCGGCATCGCCAAGGCATCCGGGGCCCTGACGAACGCGGCCGTCGCGGCCAATCCCGACCCCGGGGCCATGGCCATCAACCTGCTTCTGACGATGACGAGCTTTGCCGCCATACTTTCGATCGGAATCGGCTTTCTAAACCTGTTGCCCATCCCGGTTCTGGATGGCGGTCATCTGGTTTTCTACGCCTATGAGGCTGTGGCGAGAAAACCTGTGGCGGCCAGTGTTCAGGAGGCGGGGTATCGGGTCGGTCTTGCTTTGCTGGCGGGATTGATGTTGTTCGCGACCTGGAACGACCTGCAGAAGTTGAACCTGTTCAAATTCCTGGGCGGGCTCGTCTCGTGA
- the pyrH gene encoding UMP kinase, whose translation MPADSAPKYKKVLLKVSGEVLMGNQGYGIDMDTVDTVAAAIAKVAKGGTQICLVIGGGNIFRGLSTAAAGMERASADYMGMLATVMNALAMQNALEKIGVQTRVQSAIPMAAIAEPYIRRRAVRHMEKGRVVIFAAGTGNPYFTTDTAAALRAAEMGCDALLKGTSVDGVYSADPKKDASATRYDHLSYQDVLSQNLKVMDAAAIALMRESGIPIVVFSIREEDSLRKVLKGKGTFTVIGDTDPKAA comes from the coding sequence ATGCCCGCTGACAGTGCCCCGAAATACAAGAAGGTGCTGCTGAAGGTGTCGGGCGAGGTCCTGATGGGCAATCAGGGCTATGGCATCGACATGGACACGGTCGACACCGTGGCCGCCGCCATCGCCAAGGTGGCCAAGGGCGGGACTCAGATCTGTCTGGTGATCGGCGGCGGCAACATCTTCCGGGGCCTGTCGACCGCAGCCGCCGGGATGGAGCGGGCCAGCGCCGACTATATGGGCATGCTGGCGACGGTGATGAACGCCCTGGCCATGCAGAACGCGCTGGAGAAGATCGGCGTCCAGACCCGCGTGCAGAGCGCCATACCGATGGCCGCGATCGCCGAGCCCTATATCCGCCGTCGGGCCGTCCGGCACATGGAAAAGGGCCGCGTGGTGATCTTCGCCGCAGGGACCGGCAATCCCTATTTCACGACCGATACGGCCGCCGCCCTGCGCGCCGCCGAAATGGGCTGCGACGCCCTGCTGAAGGGAACGTCGGTGGACGGTGTCTATTCGGCCGATCCGAAGAAGGACGCGTCCGCCACCCGCTATGACCACCTGAGCTATCAGGATGTGCTGAGCCAGAACCTGAAGGTCATGGACGCCGCCGCCATCGCCCTGATGCGCGAGTCGGGGATTCCGATCGTGGTGTTCTCGATCCGCGAGGAAGATTCCCTGCGCAAGGTGCTGAAAGGCAAGGGGACCTTTACCGTTATCGGCGACACAGACCCCAAAGCGGCCTGA
- the tsf gene encoding translation elongation factor Ts, giving the protein MAEITAALVMDLRAKSGVGMMDCKKALQETDGDINAAIDWLRAKGLSKAAKKADRVAAEGLVAVASKEDGKGEVGAAIEFNSETDFVARNELFQNAAKAFAQKGLDHHTVEALHGAELENGNTIQAEVTNMIATIGENMQLRRAARLSVDEGVVASYVHNAVAPGLGRIGVLVALHGGGDKAALRELGRKIAMHVAATAPLSLNTDDLDPAAVEKERQVLTEKAKEEGRPENMIAKIVEGQINKFQKDVVLTKQPFVMNPDVTIEQLVADAGKELGAPGLHLAGFVRLALGEGVEKVEGPDFAAEVASMMAPQA; this is encoded by the coding sequence ATGGCCGAGATCACCGCCGCCCTCGTCATGGACCTTCGCGCCAAGTCCGGCGTGGGCATGATGGACTGCAAAAAGGCGCTCCAGGAAACCGACGGCGACATCAACGCCGCGATCGACTGGCTGCGCGCCAAGGGCCTGTCCAAGGCCGCCAAGAAGGCCGACCGCGTCGCGGCCGAGGGCCTGGTGGCCGTCGCCTCGAAGGAAGACGGCAAGGGCGAAGTCGGCGCCGCCATCGAGTTCAATTCGGAAACGGACTTCGTGGCCCGCAACGAGCTGTTCCAGAACGCCGCCAAGGCCTTTGCCCAGAAGGGCCTGGACCATCACACGGTGGAGGCCCTGCACGGTGCCGAACTGGAGAATGGCAACACCATCCAGGCCGAGGTCACCAACATGATCGCGACCATCGGCGAGAACATGCAGCTGCGTCGCGCCGCCCGCCTGTCGGTCGATGAGGGCGTCGTCGCCTCCTACGTCCACAATGCCGTGGCTCCGGGCCTTGGCCGCATCGGCGTGCTGGTCGCCCTGCACGGTGGTGGCGACAAGGCCGCCCTGCGCGAGCTGGGCCGCAAGATCGCCATGCACGTCGCCGCGACCGCGCCGCTGTCGCTGAACACCGATGACCTGGACCCGGCCGCCGTCGAGAAGGAACGTCAGGTCCTGACCGAAAAGGCCAAGGAAGAGGGCCGTCCCGAGAACATGATCGCCAAGATCGTCGAGGGCCAGATCAACAAGTTCCAGAAGGACGTGGTGCTGACCAAGCAGCCGTTCGTCATGAACCCCGATGTGACCATCGAGCAGCTGGTCGCCGACGCGGGCAAGGAACTGGGCGCACCCGGCCTGCACCTGGCCGGCTTCGTCCGCCTGGCCCTGGGCGAGGGCGTGGAGAAGGTCGAGGGACCGGACTTCGCCGCCGAAGTCGCCTCGATGATGGCTCCGCAAGCCTGA
- the uppS gene encoding polyprenyl diphosphate synthase, protein MTAQPGGLPASEIGPRHVALIMDGNGRWAQARGLPRAMGHREGVQALKRTVQAAPDFGIECLTVFGFSTENWRRPVEEVSDLMGLVRSYVSSDLNRLAREGVRVRVLGRRTGLPSDIDAIVERAERTTAHNDKFLLQVAFNYGGRADIVDAAQAHVDRVLAGQATGPLDEDMLGMGLSTAGSPPVDAIVRTSGEQRLSNFLLWEAAYAELIYQDVLWPDYGPNALADVVRQYRARDRRFGSVSVAPALAVG, encoded by the coding sequence ATGACGGCCCAACCCGGCGGTCTGCCAGCCTCTGAGATCGGGCCCCGGCATGTCGCACTGATCATGGACGGAAACGGTCGCTGGGCGCAGGCGCGGGGACTGCCGCGCGCCATGGGTCACCGCGAGGGCGTGCAGGCGCTGAAGCGCACCGTCCAGGCCGCGCCCGATTTCGGCATCGAATGCCTGACGGTGTTCGGCTTCTCGACCGAGAACTGGCGTCGTCCGGTCGAGGAGGTGTCCGACCTGATGGGTCTGGTCCGGTCCTATGTGTCCAGCGACCTGAACCGGCTGGCGCGCGAGGGTGTGCGGGTGCGGGTGCTGGGCCGCCGCACCGGCCTGCCCAGCGACATCGACGCCATCGTCGAGCGGGCAGAGCGGACGACGGCGCATAACGACAAATTCCTGCTTCAGGTGGCCTTCAACTACGGCGGCCGTGCCGACATCGTCGATGCAGCCCAGGCCCACGTCGATCGCGTGCTGGCGGGGCAGGCGACGGGCCCGCTGGACGAGGACATGCTGGGCATGGGCCTGTCGACCGCCGGATCACCTCCGGTGGACGCCATTGTGCGGACCTCGGGCGAGCAGCGGCTGTCGAACTTCCTCCTGTGGGAGGCCGCCTATGCGGAGCTGATCTATCAGGACGTCCTGTGGCCGGATTACGGGCCAAACGCCCTGGCCGACGTGGTCCGGCAGTACCGGGCGCGCGACCGCCGGTTCGGGTCCGTGTCCGTCGCCCCGGCCCTCGCGGTCGGCTGA
- the dxr gene encoding 1-deoxy-D-xylulose-5-phosphate reductoisomerase translates to MIRRRVSVLGSTGSVGTSTLDLMEHGQAAGSAAFQVVALTGGANIERLAGQARRWRPEIAVTADPARLDELRAALDGTGIAVAAGEQAVIEAATRPTDLVMASIVGAAGLKSAWAAAATGATLALANKESLVCCGSSLIERVRAHGGRLIPVDSEHSAIFQVFPAETPDHVARLILTASGGPFRTTSREAMAAMTPEQAVAHPNWSMGAKISVDSATMANKGLEMIEAAYLFGMSAQKIDVVVHPESIIHSLVEYIDGSTLAQMGPPDMRTPIACALAWPERLAWPAPRLDLAALGKLTFEAPDPVRFPALRLAREALEAGAGAPTVFNAANEVAALAFLDRRLAFLNIAAVIAETLDRMTKTGPGSGYDDACAGALALDADARRVAVGIVQDMAIAA, encoded by the coding sequence ATGATCCGGCGGCGGGTGAGCGTCCTGGGTTCGACGGGCTCGGTCGGGACCTCGACCCTCGATCTGATGGAGCACGGCCAGGCCGCGGGATCGGCCGCGTTCCAGGTCGTGGCCCTGACCGGCGGGGCCAATATCGAGCGTCTGGCCGGACAGGCCCGGCGCTGGCGGCCGGAAATCGCCGTGACGGCCGACCCGGCACGGCTGGACGAGCTTCGCGCGGCGCTGGACGGCACAGGCATAGCGGTCGCTGCGGGCGAACAGGCGGTCATCGAGGCGGCGACGCGTCCGACGGATCTGGTCATGGCCTCCATCGTGGGCGCGGCGGGTCTGAAGTCCGCCTGGGCGGCGGCGGCGACCGGGGCGACGCTCGCCCTCGCCAACAAGGAAAGTCTGGTCTGCTGCGGCTCCAGCCTGATCGAGCGGGTCCGCGCCCACGGCGGGCGACTGATCCCGGTCGATTCCGAGCATTCCGCCATCTTCCAGGTGTTTCCGGCCGAGACGCCGGACCATGTCGCACGGCTGATCCTGACCGCCTCGGGCGGCCCGTTTCGCACGACCTCGCGCGAGGCGATGGCCGCCATGACGCCGGAGCAGGCCGTGGCCCACCCCAACTGGAGCATGGGGGCCAAGATCTCGGTAGACAGCGCCACCATGGCCAACAAGGGCCTGGAGATGATCGAGGCGGCCTATCTGTTCGGCATGTCGGCCCAAAAGATCGACGTCGTGGTGCATCCGGAATCGATCATCCACAGCCTGGTCGAATACATCGACGGCTCGACCCTGGCCCAGATGGGACCGCCGGACATGCGCACGCCCATCGCCTGCGCCCTGGCCTGGCCCGAGCGACTGGCCTGGCCGGCCCCCCGGCTGGACCTCGCGGCCCTTGGCAAACTCACGTTCGAGGCCCCCGATCCGGTGCGGTTTCCGGCCCTGCGGCTGGCGCGTGAGGCGCTGGAGGCGGGGGCGGGGGCACCGACCGTCTTCAATGCGGCGAACGAGGTCGCGGCCCTGGCCTTTCTTGACCGTCGTCTGGCCTTTCTCAATATTGCCGCAGTCATCGCCGAAACGCTTGATCGGATGACGAAGACGGGGCCGGGTTCCGGTTACGACGACGCCTGCGCGGGGGCTCTGGCCCTCGATGCGGACGCCCGTCGTGTCGCGGTCGGGATCGTCCAGGACATGGCGATCGCCGCCTGA
- the rpsB gene encoding 30S ribosomal protein S2, whose product MALPDFSMRTLLEAGAHFGHQTHRWNPKMERYIFGSRSNIHIIDLSQTMPLFHQALVAVREVAAKGGRVLFVGTKRQAAEPVAEAAKRCAQYYMNNRWLGGTLTNWKTVSGSIARLRELEGILERGGEGRVKKELVNLAREKEKLELSLGGIRDMGSIPDIMFVIDTNKEAIAILEARKLNIPIIAILDTNSDPDGITYPIPGNDDAARAIQTYCDLIADAVLDGLAAGAAHSGVDLGAMENPVEPMLAEASAPVDADAAPAGTEAVAEELLAASGEETAAEEEQADA is encoded by the coding sequence ATGGCTCTGCCAGACTTCTCCATGCGCACCCTGCTCGAAGCCGGTGCCCACTTCGGCCACCAGACGCACCGGTGGAACCCGAAGATGGAGCGCTACATCTTCGGCTCGCGCTCCAACATCCACATCATCGACCTGTCGCAGACGATGCCGCTGTTCCACCAGGCTCTGGTGGCCGTGCGCGAAGTCGCTGCAAAAGGTGGACGCGTGCTGTTCGTCGGCACCAAGCGCCAGGCCGCAGAGCCGGTCGCCGAGGCCGCCAAGCGCTGCGCCCAGTATTACATGAACAACCGCTGGCTCGGCGGCACCCTCACCAACTGGAAGACCGTTTCGGGCTCCATCGCGCGTCTGCGCGAACTGGAAGGCATCCTGGAGCGCGGCGGCGAGGGCCGGGTCAAGAAGGAACTGGTCAACCTGGCCCGCGAGAAGGAAAAGCTGGAACTGTCGCTGGGCGGCATCCGCGACATGGGCTCGATCCCCGACATCATGTTCGTGATCGACACGAACAAGGAAGCGATCGCGATCCTGGAAGCCCGCAAGCTGAACATCCCGATCATCGCGATCCTGGACACCAACTCCGATCCCGACGGCATCACCTATCCGATTCCGGGCAATGACGACGCCGCGCGCGCCATCCAGACCTATTGCGATCTGATCGCCGACGCCGTCCTGGACGGCCTGGCCGCCGGTGCCGCGCACTCGGGTGTCGACCTGGGCGCGATGGAAAACCCCGTCGAGCCGATGCTGGCCGAGGCCTCGGCCCCGGTCGATGCGGACGCAGCGCCCGCCGGAACCGAGGCCGTCGCCGAGGAACTGCTGGCCGCTTCGGGCGAAGAGACCGCCGCCGAAGAAGAGCAGGCCGACGCCTGA
- the bamA gene encoding outer membrane protein assembly factor BamA: MILNHPRAANTPADRTLRGGFVATASLIALMAAGPALAQTPPPAPNVQPGALQATGQAPTAPPTETGVVNRILVQGNQRIDQTTVLSYLPIQPGDTIDPVVLDVAIRTLTRTQLFADVQIGLQDNGDLIIRIVENPIINQVVFEGNGSIKEDKLREEVTISPRGIYTRARVQEDVGKLIELYRLSGRISATVTPKLVQLEQNRVDVVFEIDEGPETGVQAITFLGNQAFSDSELQEVMVTKESAWFRLFTKNDNYDPGRLDYDREQLRKFYTNRGYYDFRITSAVAELAPDDSAFGVTLTVDEGDRYNFGTIDVVTENDRLNADFLKLLLPIQSGDLYESDKIESSVDALTFAAGSAGYAFVDINPTYRANPDTDTVDVTFNISEGQRVYVDRINVIGNTRTIDPVIRRELLLTEGDAFNRTLVERSRNNLRGLGFFKDVTIEEERGSAPDRSIVNVTVEEQPTGELSVGAGFSSVDSFVVNLGISERNFRGRGQNVVARVEWGSLRQQIDFRFTEPRFLGRDIGAGFDVFHSRYDFQQESSFDYRSTGASLRLSYPLNGYSRLATRYTIKDDEIIVPVGYCSGAGQGSAALCEQIGASLNSAIGYTLLVDRRNDPIRPTRGWTGSLRQDFAGLGGDVNYVKTEVETTAYYGITPDWIVSVTGSAGYVSGWAGDAIRINDRFFKGGNTFRGFENAGMGPRDLATNDSLGGNFYAVGSVELTLPNGLPEQYGIKTSLFADVGTLGVLDDRYTVNATTGLSSACPDGAVIGDACVADDLSLRASVGLSVHWKAPVGPIRFDFSKILSSEDYDRTETFRFSTSTQF, encoded by the coding sequence ATGATCCTGAACCACCCGCGCGCCGCCAACACCCCGGCCGACAGAACTCTGCGAGGCGGTTTCGTCGCCACCGCCAGCCTGATCGCCCTTATGGCGGCCGGCCCGGCGCTGGCCCAGACGCCGCCGCCCGCGCCGAACGTCCAGCCCGGGGCGCTTCAGGCCACGGGCCAGGCCCCGACCGCCCCGCCGACCGAGACGGGCGTGGTCAATCGCATTCTCGTGCAGGGCAACCAGCGGATCGACCAGACCACGGTCCTGTCCTATCTGCCGATCCAGCCGGGCGACACGATCGATCCGGTCGTCCTGGACGTCGCCATCCGCACCCTGACGCGGACCCAGCTGTTCGCCGACGTCCAGATCGGGCTTCAGGACAATGGCGACCTGATTATCCGCATCGTCGAGAACCCCATCATCAACCAGGTGGTGTTCGAAGGGAACGGTTCGATCAAGGAGGACAAGCTGCGGGAGGAGGTCACCATCTCTCCGCGCGGCATCTATACCCGTGCCCGGGTCCAGGAGGACGTGGGCAAGCTGATCGAGCTCTATCGTCTGTCCGGCCGGATCTCGGCGACGGTCACGCCCAAGCTGGTCCAGCTGGAACAGAACCGCGTCGACGTCGTCTTCGAGATCGACGAAGGCCCCGAAACCGGCGTGCAGGCCATCACCTTCCTGGGCAACCAGGCCTTCTCGGATTCCGAGCTGCAGGAGGTCATGGTCACCAAGGAATCGGCCTGGTTCCGTCTGTTCACCAAGAACGACAACTACGACCCCGGCCGCCTGGACTACGATCGCGAGCAGCTGCGCAAATTCTATACGAACCGGGGTTATTACGATTTCCGCATCACCTCGGCCGTCGCCGAGCTGGCTCCCGATGACAGCGCGTTCGGCGTTACCCTGACCGTGGACGAGGGGGACCGCTACAATTTCGGCACCATCGACGTGGTGACCGAGAACGATCGCCTGAACGCCGACTTCCTCAAGCTTCTGCTGCCGATCCAGTCCGGCGATCTGTACGAGAGCGACAAGATCGAAAGCTCGGTCGATGCGCTGACCTTCGCCGCCGGTTCGGCCGGCTATGCCTTTGTCGACATCAATCCGACCTATCGTGCCAATCCGGACACTGACACCGTCGATGTGACCTTCAACATCTCCGAGGGCCAGCGCGTCTATGTCGACCGCATCAACGTCATCGGCAATACGCGGACGATCGACCCGGTCATCCGTCGCGAACTGTTGCTGACCGAGGGCGACGCCTTCAACCGCACCCTGGTCGAGCGCTCGCGCAACAACCTGCGGGGCCTGGGCTTCTTCAAGGACGTGACCATCGAGGAGGAGCGCGGCTCCGCCCCCGACCGCTCGATCGTGAACGTCACCGTCGAGGAACAGCCCACGGGTGAGCTTTCCGTCGGGGCCGGCTTCAGCTCGGTCGACAGTTTCGTCGTCAACCTCGGGATTTCGGAGCGGAATTTCCGCGGCCGGGGTCAGAACGTCGTGGCCCGCGTCGAGTGGGGCTCGCTGCGTCAGCAGATCGATTTCCGCTTCACCGAGCCCCGCTTCCTGGGTCGCGACATCGGCGCGGGCTTCGACGTGTTCCACTCGCGATACGACTTCCAGCAGGAGTCGTCGTTCGACTATCGCTCGACCGGTGCGAGCCTGCGTTTGTCTTATCCGCTGAACGGCTACAGCCGGCTGGCGACGCGATACACCATCAAGGATGACGAGATCATCGTGCCCGTCGGCTACTGCTCGGGCGCGGGACAGGGGTCGGCGGCCCTGTGCGAACAGATCGGTGCCTCGCTGAACTCCGCGATCGGCTATACGCTGCTGGTGGACCGTCGGAACGATCCCATCCGCCCGACGCGCGGCTGGACCGGATCGCTGCGCCAGGACTTTGCCGGTCTGGGTGGCGATGTGAACTATGTGAAGACCGAGGTCGAAACGACGGCCTACTACGGCATCACACCCGACTGGATCGTCAGCGTCACCGGCTCGGCAGGCTATGTGTCGGGCTGGGCCGGGGATGCGATCCGCATCAACGACCGCTTCTTCAAGGGCGGCAACACCTTCCGCGGGTTCGAGAACGCCGGCATGGGTCCGCGCGACCTGGCCACGAATGACTCTCTGGGCGGTAACTTCTATGCGGTCGGCAGTGTCGAGCTGACCCTGCCGAACGGCCTGCCGGAGCAATACGGCATCAAGACCTCGCTGTTCGCCGACGTCGGAACGCTGGGCGTGCTCGACGACCGCTACACGGTCAACGCCACGACCGGATTGTCCAGCGCCTGCCCCGACGGCGCCGTCATCGGCGACGCCTGCGTGGCCGACGACCTGTCGCTGCGCGCCTCGGTCGGCCTGAGCGTGCACTGGAAGGCGCCCGTCGGTCCGATCCGGTTCGACTTCTCCAAGATCCTCAGCTCCGAAGACTACGACCGCACCGAAACCTTCCGCTTCTCCACCTCCACCCAGTTCTAA
- a CDS encoding OmpH family outer membrane protein encodes MKLLALGAFALASFAAIAAPSAASAQTAGPQNPGPVIPGVCVYFNQRLLAQSTVGQSVQARMEQLATEVQGELAPYGTAIQTEITALQQGGQAADPDGSRRTALQQRIQEAQALEQTRQDELRYTLGEQRRLISAQVEPILVAVYQERGCGLLLDRESVFIANPAMDVTDTVMERLNAALPSLSFNRLPVPVQQAQ; translated from the coding sequence ATGAAACTCCTCGCTCTCGGCGCTTTCGCCCTGGCCTCCTTCGCCGCCATCGCCGCCCCCTCGGCCGCTTCGGCCCAGACCGCCGGCCCCCAGAACCCCGGACCCGTGATCCCCGGCGTCTGCGTCTATTTCAACCAGCGCCTGCTGGCCCAATCGACGGTCGGTCAATCCGTTCAGGCTCGCATGGAGCAGCTGGCGACCGAGGTTCAGGGTGAACTGGCCCCCTATGGCACGGCGATCCAGACCGAAATCACCGCCCTGCAGCAGGGTGGCCAGGCCGCCGATCCGGACGGCTCGCGCCGAACCGCGCTGCAGCAGCGAATCCAGGAAGCCCAGGCCCTGGAACAGACCCGCCAGGACGAGCTGCGTTACACCCTGGGTGAGCAGCGCCGCCTGATCTCGGCCCAGGTCGAACCGATCCTGGTCGCCGTGTATCAGGAACGGGGCTGTGGCCTGCTGCTGGACCGCGAAAGCGTGTTCATCGCCAACCCTGCCATGGACGTGACCGACACGGTCATGGAGCGCCTGAACGCGGCCCTGCCGTCGCTCAGCTTCAACCGCCTGCCGGTGCCGGTCCAACAGGCCCAGTAG
- the frr gene encoding ribosome recycling factor, with the protein MAKPDLKTYRDRMDRAVSSLKEEFQGLRTGRANAGLLDPVQVQAYGSSSPLNAVAAISVPEPRMISVSVWDKSMVGPVEKAIRAAGLGLNPIVDGQTLRIPVPPLTEERRRELAKLAGKYAEQQKIAVRNVRRDANDDLKKAEKAGEISQDDQKKMETEVQKDTDAAIKRIDETLKTKEVEIMQV; encoded by the coding sequence ATGGCCAAGCCCGATCTGAAGACCTATCGCGACCGCATGGACCGCGCCGTGTCCTCCCTGAAGGAGGAATTCCAGGGCCTGCGGACGGGCCGTGCCAATGCCGGCCTGCTGGATCCGGTCCAGGTCCAGGCCTATGGCTCCTCGTCGCCGCTGAATGCCGTGGCCGCCATCAGCGTACCCGAGCCGCGCATGATTTCGGTCAGCGTGTGGGACAAGTCGATGGTCGGACCGGTCGAGAAGGCCATCCGCGCGGCGGGTCTGGGCCTGAACCCCATCGTCGACGGCCAGACCCTGCGCATCCCCGTGCCGCCCCTGACCGAGGAGCGCCGCCGGGAGCTGGCCAAGCTGGCCGGCAAATATGCCGAACAGCAGAAGATCGCCGTCCGCAACGTGCGCCGCGACGCCAACGACGACCTGAAGAAGGCCGAGAAGGCGGGCGAGATCAGCCAGGACGATCAGAAAAAAATGGAGACCGAGGTCCAGAAGGACACCGATGCGGCCATCAAGCGTATCGACGAGACCTTGAAGACCAAGGAAGTTGAGATCATGCAGGTTTGA